The segment TCATAATTCGTGTAGATCGAGCAGTTTCTAACGTCGAGTAGTTTATAACCTAATCTTAGTTTcctaacgctttgttttatgtacaattcaaatttaagttcGAAAATAATTATCCAAATTCCAACATTCCCGGCCACCAAAGAAGAACTTCTTTAAATTTCATGCAAAATATAAATCCAAAAATGAGTTCAAAAAAGAATTCAAAAACAGTTCGACTCTTGAACCTGACGCTTATCTCCTATCATACTGCTCGTGTGTGTagatgtgtgaatgtgtgttgcgTGTATCTTGTTCTGCCATGAGtgcgaaatgtaaacaatgtcgCGTGGCTTGCAGCTGCGCGTTACTCAGTGCCAGTGGTTTCCTTCTGCTCTAAGTTGCTAATTACGTCCGGATTAGGCAAAACTGCCAGACGATTAGCTGCGCGGACGATTTGCTTCCCTGAAGCAGTGCGCAGTGTAACGACGCGAACAACATCGTCCTTTCCAGGGTGTACTGCAACGATGCGCCCCATCGGCCACGAGGTAGGATGTACATTGTCTTCCTTAATAATCACCAGTGTATTTTCTTTCAGAACCGCTGATTTCCCGTTGCAATATTTGGCTCGAGCTTGTAACTGCTGCAGGTACTCCGGATACCATCGAGCCCAAATGGTTTGCAGATGTTTTTGTACCAACTGGTATTCTCTCAAATAGTTGCTCGGGGTCTCGGTGTAATCGATGATTGGTACCGCTTGCAGATTGCCACCGACGAGGAAGTGTCCCGGTGTCAATGGTTCCAAGTCCGACGGCTCATCGGATAGAGGTGTAATTGGTCGCGAATTCAAACATTGCTCTACCTGGGCAAGTAGGGTAAGCATGCTCTCCTGTGTGATGCTTGTTGTTCCTATTGTTCTGACTATATGCTTTTTAGCTGCCTTCACCGCCGCCTCCCATAAACCTCCAAAATGTGGTGCTCTTGGTGGGATAAACTTCCACTTCATATGATTCATCGCGCACCAATCAAATATAGCAGCTCGATCGTGTTCGTCGCTCTTTAGCATCTTGTAGACGCGATTCAGCTCATGTGCCGCTCCCTTAAAGGTGGTTGCATTGTCGGAATGCAGTTCACTGATTTGACCACGACGTGCAATCAAACGACGAAGTGCATTGATGTTAAATCGCCAACCAGTTCGATATGTACCGCtcttgttgaaaaacatacaaatatgGCGATGTATGCTTTAATCGGACTTCTGTTGcgtatggtttgttttatataGATTGGTCCGCAATAGTCTACTCCGCATACTGAGAATGGTCTTGTTGGTGTGACTCGTGATGTTGGCAAATCGGCGATACTTTGCTTAATAAGTGTGGGTTTGGCCTTAAAACATGCGTGGCAACTGTGGTACACAGACTTGCATAAATTGCGACCGCCAATTATCCAAAAGCTTTGGCGTAGTGTTGTTAAAAGCAGTTGTGGTGCAGCATGCAGCTTACTCAAGTGTATCGAAACAGCTAGTAGTGCGGACAGTGGATGTTTCGATGATAATATTACCGGGTGTTTTTCTGATTCCGACAGATGTGCCTTACTGAGCCGGCCACCAATGCGCAGAATACCTTGCGTATCTATGAAAGGGGAAATCCATTTCAGTTTGGAGTTCTTCGGAATCTCTTTGCCCTTCTGCAGGTGTTGTATCTCCTCGGAAAAGGTGTCTTGTTGTGAAAGATAACACAACTTGAGTTCTGCCGCCTTGAGTTCGTCTACAGTGAGCGGTGGGATATCCTTAGCATGGACCTTGTTTCCTACGCGGCGCTTTGCGTTTTGTATAAAGCGCAAACAATGTGCAACAACTCTTTGCAGTTTGTGGTAGATCGAAAATCGTGAGAACAAACTGTTTCGAAATTCGCAGATTAATGCTGTGCTTGCAACCCGTGACGATAacctttcttcttctgcgtTCTCATCTTCGCCTGGTGATGGTGTGTTCTGTGGCCATTCTTCCGTGTTGCGTGCTAACCAATGTGGCCCGTGCCACCAGCGCTCACACACTAGCAACTTTTCCGGCGTTAAACCTCGCGAAATGTCGTCTGCTGGATTGTCCGAGCCTGGAACATGCTTCCAGCATTGTATTCCAGCCGTGTGCTGAATTTTTGCAACCCTGTTTGCAACGAAGGGCTTCCATCGATTTGGTGCTGAATTCAGCCAGTGAAGGACAGTCATGGAATCGGTCCAACAGATGGTGGTAGCAGAAATTTTCAGTGATTGCTGGACCTTCTCGTAAAGAAGTGTGGCTAGTCGTGCTGCACATAATTCCAATCGAGCTATGGAATGTGAATTGGATAACGCAACGACCTTTGACTTGGCTGTTAGCAGCTGCACGGTGACTCCTTCCATGCTTTCAGCCCGAATGTAGCAACAAGCACCATATGCTAGTTGTGATGCGTCAGCAAAGATATGAATTTGCAGACTTGTTGCCGTGCATTGCGATATGTACCGTGGGACTGTCAAATTGCGTAGTGAAGATAATGTAGAGTGAAATTTCGACCATTCATGCTGTAAGTGCGATGGTAGCTCGCTGTCCCAGTCATATGCCTTTCCATGAATCTTGAGAGCCCATAGTTGCTGCATGAACATCTTTGCGATGATGATCGTTGGGCCCAGTAGCCCGAGGGGATCAAATATCTTGGCGATATATGACAAAATTAACCTTTTCGTCATGCTGGGTGTTGTAGGTGGTATCTCAATACGAAACCGTAGTGTATCAGTTGCCGGTTCCCAAACGATGCCTAGTGTGGATACTTGTTTCGAGCTCTTCCACTCGTGCGAGAGTTGTACCGCCACATCTTCTGAAGGAACGTTCTTCAATGCTTCGGAGCGGTTCGATGCCCATTTCTTCAGCGTGAAGCCAGCTGAATTTAGCATGTCTGAGATTTGCCTTTGTATAACGATTGCTTCGGACAAATCATCGGTACCCGTTAGCAAATCATCTACGTAAAAATCGTTCATGACCGCGTTCATTGCCAAAGGATACTCTTCCTTGTGGTCAAGAGCAATCTGTTTTAGGGTCCTGGTTGCTAAAAATGGAGCAGAGGCTGTGCCGTACGTAACCGTCTGTAGCTCAAATGTCGATATAGGATCTGCAGGATGTTCTCTGTACCGGATGCGCAGATAGTTACGGTCATGAGGGCTATGTAAAATTTGCCGATACATCTTCTCTACGTCTGCAGTGAGAGCAATGGCACGAGAACGAAACCGAAGGATAATCGATAAAAGATCTTCTTGAACGACTGGTCCCACGAAGAGTTTGTCGTTCAATGAGTAACCACTCGAAGTCTTACAGGATGCATCGAACACGACACGCACCTTCGTGGTTGTGCTTGATTCCTTAATGACAGCGTGATGTGGGAGGTAGTAATGCTCTACCGAATCGTTTGCAGGACTGGTAAGCCGCTTCATATGCCCCAAATGCTCATATTCTTTCATAAATTTAACATACTCTTCTTTCATTTTAGCATTGGTGTTCAACCGCCGTTCGATACAACGCAGTCTGCGATCGGCTATTTCCTTCGACTCTCCTAAAACGATATTAGGGTTGGAGTTAAATGGCAAACTAACGACATACCTTCCACTTGAGTTGCGAACAGTTGTTGCTGCGAAATGCTTCTCGCAAGCATTCTCCTCAACCGATAGCACAGGATCCTCGGCTATGGTTTCACTCTCCCAGAACCGCTGCATGGTCTCCTCCAGTGGGGTGTCGTATGCAGATAGATGGCACAGCCGCGGACCGACTGACGAATGATGAGTGTTGCCGGTGACAACCCAACCAAAGTGGGTTTCGACCAGCCACGGTTTGCCTCTACCGATAGAGCACTTGCGACCGGTGTGGAGCTCCCAGAACGTATCGCCTCCGATGACGATGTCGATTTGCCCCGGACTGTTAAAGGTGCTGTCCGCCAATGCCACGTCCGGCATTTTCCATGAAGAGACGTCCGTTGGTGATGTAGGGATGTTTGCGGATGGCGTGTCCAGAACCAAGAAAGTCATCTCCGTTGCGAAGGGTTGTGTCTTGGACTGAACGGTAGCGACGATGGAACCCTTGATCTGCTGTACTGCATTGCCGATGCCCGATACAGCGACGTTGACCCTTTTGCGACTCGTCAGCAGTTTCCGTGCGAACTCCTCAGCGATGAAATTCGACATGGATCCCGAATCCAACAACGCCCTTGCTTCATGGGTGTTCCCGTAGTCATCCTTGATCTGGATGTTTGCCGTCGCCAGAAACACATTGTCTTCATTCGACTGAGCTGACAATGTTACCGTTGCGGGTGGAGCATAGGGTGGTGAATGATGTAGAAGTGTGTGATGACGCTCACGACACGTGCGACACGAATAATCCGACTTGCACGCTCTAACCTGATGATTGCTGCTCAAACAGTTCCAGCACAGCCGCTTCGATGCGACGACGTCCCGTCGCTGTTGGACCTCCTTGGCGATGAACACTGGACAGTTGCGCAGTGTGTGGTCTTCGGAACACTCCAATGGACACTTTGGCTGTTGGGTGTGCGCAGTCGATGCAGCAGGAGCCGAGCGAGATGTAGCTGCATTCGCGATGAATCTCCGTTGCCCTGGTTGACGAATGAGACCGGCCACCTTGATACCACTAGCTGCTTGATCCTTCACGAAGTTGTTGGTCGATTTCAAGATTTGGATACGATCTTGCACGAAGTCGATCACATCCTTATATTTGTCCGTCGTGAAGTGCACGGAATGTTTCTCCCAAGCCAACAATGTCTCTCGATCCAACTTCATCAGCAGCATGTTTGAGAGGGGTGTGTCCCACGAGTCAACCGGTTCGTTCAGCTTTTTCAACCCGTTGACGAAGCGGGTGAATTCATCCACCAGGTGCGTGAGCTTGTCAACGCACACCAATTGCACTCCCGGAAGGTAGTGCAATTTGCGATAGTATTCGCGAATCAAAAGACGAGAATTGTCGTACCGTTTAAGAAGCGCCGCCCAGGTAACCGAATAGTTGTCCGCCGTTAAAGGTGTATGCTCGAAGGGTACCGCCGCGTCCCCCTTCAACGATGACAGTAAGTATTGTAGCTTCGCGATAGATGGAAGCTCGGCTGAAGCGTCGATCATTGCGATGAAGCGATCTCGGAAAGAAAGCCATTTTGTGTGATCTCCGTCAAATGTTGGAAGTTCGATTTTGGGCAAACGTAAATTTGGCGCGTGGGGTCGACCGAATGCAAGCGTTGAGGAAGCCAAGCCCGTTGTATCGTTGAGCGAACCTTCTTCCTTTGGCTGTCTTTCCCGTAGAAATGATTTTAGCTTGCGACAGCGTTCTTCAATGTCGATCCGTTCCATTATGTTGGCTTCGACCGCTTCGTCTTTATCTTCAAGCTCTTCCAGTTTCGAAACTGCGGTGAAAAACTCTTCCTTATGTTTCGCCAGATCTTCTAACACCTCCGGAATCTGCTTGGCGTCATCACTCGAATATTTCGCCTGGAACCGTTCCAGCGATTTTATGTTCTCCAGGGCGATCCTCTTTTTCAGTTGCACTGCT is part of the Anopheles gambiae chromosome X, idAnoGambNW_F1_1, whole genome shotgun sequence genome and harbors:
- the LOC133391791 gene encoding uncharacterized protein LOC133391791; translation: MDKKIKAVQLKKRIALENIKSLERFQAKYSSDDAKQIPEVLEDLAKHKEEFFTAVSKLEELEDKDEAVEANIMERIDIEERCRKLKSFLRERQPKEEGSLNDTTGLASSTLAFGRPHAPNLRLPKIELPTFDGDHTKWLSFRDRFIAMIDASAELPSIAKLQYLLSSLKGDAAVPFEHTPLTADNYSVTWAALLKRYDNSRLLIREYYRKLHYLPGVQLVCVDKLTHLVDEFTRFVNGLKKLNEPVDSWDTPLSNMLLMKLDRETLLAWEKHSVHFTTDKYKDVIDFVQDRIQILKSTNNFVKDQAASGIKVAGLIRQPGQRRFIANAATSRSAPAASTAHTQQPKCPLECSEDHTLRNCPVFIAKEVQQRRDVVASKRLCWNCLSSNHQVRACKSDYSCRTCRERHHTLLHHSPPYAPPATVTLSAQSNEDNVFLATANIQIKDDYGNTHEARALLDSGSMSNFIAEEFARKLLTSRKRVNVAVSGIGNAVQQIKGSIVATVQSKTQPFATEMTFLVLDTPSANIPTSPTDVSSWKMPDVALADSTFNSPGQIDIVIGGDTFWELHTGRKCSIGRGKPWLVETHFGWVVTGNTHHSSVGPRLCHLSAYDTPLEETMQRFWESETIAEDPVLSVEENACEKHFAATTVRNSSGRYVVSLPFNSNPNIVLGESKEIADRRLRCIERRLNTNAKMKEEYVKFMKEYEHLGHMKRLTSPANDSVEHYYLPHHAVIKESSTTTKVRVVFDASCKTSSGYSLNDKLFVGPVVQEDLLSIILRFRSRAIALTADVEKMYRQILHSPHDRNYLRIRYREHPADPISTFELQTVTYGTASAPFLATRTLKQIALDHKEEYPLAMNAVMNDFYVDDLLTGTDDLSEAIVIQRQISDMLNSAGFTLKKWASNRSEALKNVPSEDVAVQLSHEWKSSKQVSTLGIVWEPATDTLRFRIEIPPTTPSMTKRLILSYIAKIFDPLGLLGPTIIIAKMFMQQLWALKIHGKAYDWDSELPSHLQHEWSKFHSTLSSLRNLTVPRYISQCTATSLQIHIFADASQLAYGACCYIRAESMEGVTVQLLTAKSKVVALSNSHSIARLELCAARLATLLYEKVQQSLKISATTICWTDSMTVLHWLNSAPNRWKPFVANRVAKIQHTAGIQCWKHVPGSDNPADDISRGLTPEKLLVCERWWHGPHWLARNTEEWPQNTPSPGEDENAEEERLSSRVASTALICEFRNSLFSRFSIYHKLQRVVAHCLRFIQNAKRRVGNKVHAKDIPPLTVDELKAAELKLCYLSQQDTFSEEIQHLQKGKEIPKNSKLKWISPFIDTQGILRIGGRLSKAHLSESEKHPVILSSKHPLSALLAVSIHLSKLHAAPQLLLTTLRQSFWIIGGRNLCKSVYHSCHACFKAKPTLIKQSIADLPTSRVTPTRPFSVCGVDYCGPIYIKQTIRNRSPIKAYIAIFVCFSTRAVHIELVGDLTSMHFVV